One Physeter macrocephalus isolate SW-GA chromosome 7, ASM283717v5, whole genome shotgun sequence genomic window, CCTGGAGATGGCACAGATCAGGGACGTGGAGAACCGGGAGCCTTCTGGGCAGGAGTTCCACAGTGGAGGTGGGAAGGCTGCACCACCACCTGTTGTGGGAAAGCTTGGGGGGAAGGGACTGAGGGCAGGCCACTGTGGGGAGTCTGTTTCAGCATAGTGAGAAGGGCAGCAGGTTGTAAGGTGAaaaaaggagtggtgagaaagTAAAGTAGGGTATGTAGATTGCTCTTTCAAACGTGTGATGGGGGGGCCTGTGATGACTAGATATACCTGGGGGAAAGGTTTGttgtcctgttttgttttgttttgcttttttcaacACGGGGCCATCTTGGCGTGTTTACAGGGGCTAGTGAGCCAGTGGAGGACAGAGTGGAGCACTGAAAGGGGTGGTGAAGCAGAGTCctagagggggaggagaagggaagttAGCTTTGGAAGGAGAAGGCGCACTTCATCCTTTGAGGTGAAGGGATTGAGGGGGGTGAGGGGGAAATTTGGAATCACAAAAGGAATTTAAAGGCACTCAGGGTATAGTAAGTCATTCATGGAATCAACCTTAGTGAAGTCAGGGTCACAGTCATTTTTATGGAAGAGGGAGACAGACGTGGTGAGAATTAAGGGAATGGAAAGGATTCAGAAGCACTGTTGTGGGGAATGTAGACGGagttgaaaagaaacaaatagaaaatgttacTAACCATCATTAATCAGCAGCAGAGATCAGCTAGCGTGCATTTTAGTGGTTGAgtatctgctgtgtgccaggtgaaGGTGGATAAGATGGTACCTTCAGAACTCACGGCAGAGTTGGAGACAACACAGGTGACAGGACATAATGACAGGTTATCTTACTGAAGTATTTATGCGGTAAGATCGCACAGATGTGACCCCAAAGTCATACTTGAGGAGGGAACAGTGGGGAAGAGGAAATGTGGCCGGAAAGACTTCAGGAGCAGGTGACAGCTCAGCCAAACCCTGTTCAGAGAGTGGGCGTTATCTGCAAGGTGGGAGAGTCATTTGTAAATAAAGTATTCCCAGGACAGGAAGTATCAGAACCAGAGACTTTTGAGGAGAGAGCAAGGCAGAGGTCTGCAGTCACCctgcttcagaatcacctggatgCGTACAGTGCAGATGCCTCGGCCCCAGGACTCTGCATTTTAACTGGCTCTCTAGGTGTTCCTTCTAGATAACATGAGTTGAATATTTAATACATGCCAGGGGCTATTTTAAATGTTCACGTGGGTTCTCACAATTATCTCAATAACTGTGAGATAGGATGAGGAAAGTAGGACACAGAGAAGTCATTTGCCCAGTCGTATAGCTAGTGAGTAGTGGGCTAGAGGTCCAAAACTGGCCAGGAACACAGCTTGTTTGGGGAGCTGCACGTAGTTTATTTTGGAGGGCACACCTGGGATTAATAGGAAGTaagcctaataataataataacaataatagaagTAGAGGCCATGTTAAAAAGATTTTGCCTTCATGGTTTAGTGACTTTTTTAGTAATGCTTATGTATTGAGAATGAAAGCAAATAAAGCAGGTAATGgcttttttagtttttgctaCCAAACTGCCATTTTAACTTCCATAGTCTCATCTCAGTCTGACTCCATTTCTCCCCACTTGTCCTCTTCCAAAAATCATCTCTTACTAGACTGAGCTCCTCTTCGTCAGAGCCCGTGTCTTAACTCATGAAGTATCTAGCTCAGACTGTTTGGCTTCATTGTcatgtacttgtgtgtgtgtttcctcccctagaatgtaagcttcaggAGGGTGGGGACCTGGGGTGTTTTGCTTACCGTTGTAGCCCTcgagcctggcacagaggagtcAGTAAGTAGATGTTGAGTGGTGAAATTTTCTGTATCCATATAATGGCTTCCGTCTCATTCAGAGTCAGAGTCAAGGTTCTTAAAAGGCCCTGCAAGGCTCTTCGTGGTCTGGCCCTCTGCTtgtccttcccctccctgcctctcccctccccctggtgtcaggtcctccctctcccttggcTTCAGCTGCCCACTCAGCTCCGGCTCAGACTTCATGATTGCCAGTGTTTCTGTTCCAGGAGCCCCGGCTCATTCCTGTTCCTTCCTCAGGTCTCTGCTAAAGTAGCGCCTTGTCAGAGAGTCTGGAGGGACGAATGGATGGAGGTGCTGCCTTGCGGTACTTCTCTTATTGCCGTCTTATGgtgtgtgttcatttattttggcttgtGTCTTATCTCCCCAAATAGGCTCGTAATTTTCCTCAACTTCTAATTCAATGCCCCATATGCAGCTGCTCAATAAGTATTAATTTCATCTTATCCAGTTGGCCATTTCCCAACCTCATaagtgtttatatatgtatattttttcattgaagtaatCTAAGTAGAAATGAGAGACGTGCATGTAGTATTAGCATGGTCATATTCTGGATTTGCACTGCCAAATATGGTGACTATTTAAGTATAAATTACATTACATGTTCAGTTCCTGAACATGTCATACTCACCACATTTCCAGTGTTCAGCGGCCCTGTGTGGCTCATGGCTGCTGTATTGAGCAGTGCAGATAAGGAACATGTCCATCATTGCTGATGGTTCTGTTGAACAGCATTGGTCTAGATGCTTCAGAAGCTATGTTTTTTGCTcgtttttttaaactgttgtgACAGGGAATCATGACAGTGAAGCACAGGTCAGCCACTGGGTTTGGGTGCCATTTGATTTCTGATGATGGCATCAGGAATCACAACTTATCCATGTCCTTTGTCCTAGGTCTCCTGGATGGTGGAGCATGGACCCAGTTGCTACTCACAGCTGCCATCTCCTCCAGCAGCTGCACGAGCAGCGTATTCAAGGCCTGCTTTGTGACTGTATGTTGGTGGTGAAAGGAGTCTGCTTTAAAGCACATAAGAATGTTCTAGCGGCTTTCAGCCAGTACTTTAGGTACATATTTTAGACTTTGTTATTCCAATTGTACGGAAAGAAAGCTCTTCTAGAATGGAACTATTTtgactaaattttattttctccttggatttcacTCTCCTTATCTTTTGTAGCACATTgtgggttttttgcttttgtattgAATATTTAGAGTAACCTGAGAGGGAAAGAGCcttttaactaaaatatatttggggCACTTGAAACTATTTTGGCACTTTGATTTTAATAGTTCCAATTAATGTCCGTCTTCTGTATACATTTCTTATCCTTTCAGGATAAAAAGATTGAGGAATAGAATTTCTGGTAAGAACATTTCTGTGATAAGAAATCAGAGAGCATTCTATacgctttttaaaattaaaacattttagtttttgtttctcatttgaCTATTCTAAGAAAACATGTTTGAACTCAATTTACTTACCCCTGTAATCATTTTTGCCTCAGTGAAAGATTtacttataaataataatatcaagcaatagtatttcatttatttttaacattagaTTAAGTATTCTACATACATTTTCTGATTAACTAGATTTATCTCTCTTTAAGCACTAAAGTTCTTTTTCAGtaccttttttcccctaaaattcatactATTTTACTGCTCTAGTAAACAACATATGGAATAGGATTTACTCATTCCTTGATAATCCCGAATCATCAAATTAAATCCTAGCTGTCATATATGCTACAAGTTGTATTATAGTGGATTGGCTCACTGAGGTAGGCAGCACTTTTTGCCCATGTGCAAGATGGTCCCCTACTTGGTCTTTGCCTGTTCTGTTTTCATAGAACAGTTAGGTTTAGATGCTGTGATACATTGGCTATTTTGAGTTTTCCCCACTCTACTTCTGATATGTACTTTCCTTAAGTACGTATTAGAACAGAACTGAAGGCTGTTTGGGGGATGCAGGTGATTGCATTTGATAAAATGTCTTTAACAAACTTGCAAGACAATTTACCTGACTCAACTTGGTAGTTTTACATGCGACAAATTCATTCACCTGTGAACTTGACTTGTGCCCAGAACAAAGTGCCTGGGCTTTATGGTGCCTTTTCCCCCCATTAACTTATAGGGCTCTCTCACGGCTGGTTTATGGACCATTGGGTTGCTGAGAAACATCTGACAGCCAGATAAATTACTGCTTAAAAAATGAGTATCTATcaagtacctagagtagtcagattcctagagacagaaagcagaatggtggtttccaggggctgaggggatggGGATAATGGGAGTTCTTGTTTCACgggtatagagtttctgtttgggatgttGAAAAGGTGCTGGAAATGGTTAGTAGTGagggttgtacaacaatgtgaatgtacttaatgcctctGAATTTATCATATGAACCATAATCAagtgtttgatattatgtgtattttgccacaattagccacttgaaattttaaaaaatgagtgtatATCTAGGGTTGGTTTATTATAGCTATTTGtattttcagatgtttttaagacagatatggaaatatttttgcatgtgttttaTGGTCTGAGATATGTACTTTGTCGGACTAAACACAAAATATTGAAGAGTGTGTGTTCTTTAGTTTTCTGTACTCTGCAATTAGTAATACATTTGGAtaattgcattttgaaaaaaagaacaatgagtatatttcaaaattttatgttgAGATTTCCTTGGAAGTTTGGATATTCAACACACTAATTCAGTGCATCCGAATTGCTTTATTGGATGGCTTGCCAAAACCTTTTAAAGGATTAAAgcatacttaattttaaaatcttggcaTTTATAGAAGGATggtaattttgaatattaacatgaatattatttatttaaaaaagctaTCAGAATGTATGAACTGTTAACACTGTAAGCAGATATCCTTTCTTTTATCAGGAGCCTCTTTCAGAATTCTTCAGGTCAGAAGAATGATGTTTTTCACTTGGATATTAAAAATGTAAGCGGCATCGGGCAGATCCTGGACTTCATGTACACATCGCATCTGGATCTTAACCAGGACAATATACAAGTCATGCTGGACACGGCACAGTGTTTGCAAGTTCAGAATGTTCTGAATCTGTGTCACACATTCTTAAAGTCAGCCGGTGTAGACCAGCCACCCGGCCTGCCTTGTCACAGTACATTCTCCCTGCAAAGTGCTTTGACTCCTGACGCTAATTGTGTTATCAGTGAAAACTACGCCCCTCATTTGCTGCAGGAGTGCTCAGCAGGTGTTCAGCAGGGTAGAGTTGTGGATGAATCACATTCTCATGCCCCACCCTCAGTTGATCTTCATACTTCCACAGCTGAAACCTCAAAACAAGCCCCTGACACATTAGATGGCAGCTGCACAGAACTGCCTTTCAAACAGCCAAACTACTACTACAAGCTCAGAAACTTGTACAGTAAGCAGTACTATAAACAAGCCACCTGTCCCAGTCATGAGAGAATAATCAAGCAGCCTTTCACTTTCAGCACATCCTCAGACCTTCATGCCACGGAACACCAGCCCTGTGCTGTTGGTCACGCCGAGTGTGTCCTGGAGTCCTCCGAGCACTTGCCTTCCAACTTCCTGGCCCAGCCTTTGAGTGAACCTACCCCAGACCCTGAGCCAGACCACACAAGCCAACAACCTACCAGACAGATGAGGCTCAAGAAGGCCATTCACCTTAAGAAGCTAAATTTCCTAAAGTCACAGAAATCTGCAGAGCAGACATCTGAACCCAAATCAGATGACAGGTTAACCAAGAGGATAGAATCTTCCAGTGACCATAGTATAGAGAAGGTTAACAGCCAAAgtgctgaagaaaaagaaagtgaagaactCATCAGTTCTGAGAATTTTAATTGCGTGAATGAGATCGAGAGGCCCGAAGACACTGCGGCCCTGGAAGACCAATCCCAGACACTTCAGTCTCAGAGACAGTATGCGTGTGAATTGTGTGGAAAACCTTTTAAACATCCCAGCAATTTGGAGCTTCACAAACGGTCTCATACAGGTACACTGATTCGGTCCCCGCaggcaaaaggaaaggaaataatgcaGACGATCAGACACCACTGCCTGCTCCTGTTTTTGTAAGAAGTTTTGCTATTGCTTGATGACATCgttgatatttacccaaaaaaCCCAGAGTGttagctattttttattttatatttttggtgatGCCTTTTACAGAATAATCTTCAGTTCTGTGAATGCTTTCATAGAGCCAGTTTAAAAGGATGGtacacttttcattttaattttaattgcgGTTGTACATGGGAAACTTTCGATCTCTAAAGTATGGCAAATTATTTTGATGCACTCAGATTTTCAAATTAATTctaaaacagataagcaatatTTAGTTCTCTCTTTagaattagattgtttattttttaaaagcataatgtAGGTTAATTTAGACTGAAGTAATTTAGTTTGAGTAATCCTGAAGGCTTTGGAAGGTAATTTGAatatcagatttaaaaaattgtgatttgGGATGCAGGAGGCAAACTTTTTAATAAGGATCAGCTTTAACCCtttgatattttcaaatgaaaatccTTCCATCTGAACAGTGAATTCTCAAAGTTTTGTTACCTTAATTCATACCTTAGTTCATGTAATTTATATCTCCCctttccaaaatgtttattttttccaaaagctttaaaagaaagtgttatacagtatatatatattatgtaatataatacatataacttTCCGTCCTGCATTTAAGCGTGATGACTCTAGTACACGTTACAAATTAATGGCAATTATCTCAGAGGCATGAGAAGGAATATGTTATAGGATGCTTCTAAAGTAACTGCTTTTCAAGGTACTTGTGTAATTGTGACCATTGATGTGATGTCCTGTTATCACTTTTGATTCCCTGTTTGCTTAGGT contains:
- the ZBTB49 gene encoding zinc finger and BTB domain-containing protein 49 isoform X4 → MLSGEIFCIHIMASVSFRVRVKVLKRPCKALRGLALCLSFPSLPLPSPWCQVLPLPWLQLPTQLRLRLHDCQCFCSRSPGSFLFLPQVSAKVAPCQRVWRDEWMEVLPCGTSLIAVLWSPGWWSMDPVATHSCHLLQQLHEQRIQGLLCDCMLVVKGVCFKAHKNVLAAFSQYFRSLFQNSSGQKNDVFHLDIKNVSGIGQILDFMYTSHLDLNQDNIQVMLDTAQCLQVQNVLNLCHTFLKSAGVDQPPGLPCHSTFSLQSALTPDANCVISENYAPHLLQECSAGVQQGRVVDESHSHAPPSVDLHTSTAETSKQAPDTLDGSCTELPFKQPNYYYKLRNLYSKQYYKQATCPSHERIIKQPFTFSTSSDLHATEHQPCAVGHAECVLESSEHLPSNFLAQPLSEPTPDPEPDHTSQQPTRQMRLKKAIHLKKLNFLKSQKSAEQTSEPKSDDRLTKRIESSSDHSIEKVNSQSAEEKESEELISSENFNCVNEIERPEDTAALEDQSQTLQSQRQYACELCGKPFKHPSNLELHKRSHTGEKPFECNICGKHFSQAGNLQTHLRRHSGEKPYICEICGKRFAASGDVQRHIIIHSGEKPHLCDICGRGFSNFSNLKEHKKTHTADKVFTCDECGKSFNMQRKLVKHRVRHTGERPYSCSACVWAFEAGAQAHPAGTPVQGDGAPEPSHETPRPRLQVGGATAGEEWKSLESE
- the ZBTB49 gene encoding zinc finger and BTB domain-containing protein 49 isoform X5 yields the protein MLSGEIFCIHIMASVSFRVRVKVLKRPCKALRGLALCLSFPSLPLPSPWCQVLPLPWLQLPTQLRLRLHDCQCFCSRSPGSFLFLPQVSAKVAPCQRVWRDEWMEVLPCGTSLIAVLWSPGWWSMDPVATHSCHLLQQLHEQRIQGLLCDCMLVVKGVCFKAHKNVLAAFSQYFRSLFQNSSGQKNDVFHLDIKNVSGIGQILDFMYTSHLDLNQDNIQVMLDTAQCLQVQNVLNLCHTFLKSAGVDQPPGLPCHSTFSLQSALTPDANCVISENYAPHLLQECSAGVQQGRVVDESHSHAPPSVDLHTSTAETSKQAPDTLDGSCTELPFKQPNYYYKLRNLYSKQYYKQATCPSHERIIKQPFTFSTSSDLHATEHQPCAVGHAECVLESSEHLPSNFLAQPLSEPTPDPEPDHTSQQPTRQMRLKKAIHLKKLNFLKSQKSAEQTSEPKSDDRLTKRIESSSDHSIEKVNSQSAEEKESEELISSENFNCVNEIERPEDTAALEDQSQTLQSQRQYACELCGKPFKHPSNLELHKRSHTGEKPFECNICGKHFSQAGNLQTHLRRHSGEKPYICEICGKRFAASGDVQRHIIIHSGEKPHLCDICGRGFSNFSNLKEHKKTHTADKVFTCDECGKSFNMQRKLVKHRVRHTGERPYSCSACDPLPLAYTQRKEIGPGEGCVKLS
- the ZBTB49 gene encoding zinc finger and BTB domain-containing protein 49 isoform X1 — encoded protein: MLSGEIFCIHIMASVSFRVRVKVLKRPCKALRGLALCLSFPSLPLPSPWCQVLPLPWLQLPTQLRLRLHDCQCFCSRSPGSFLFLPQVSAKVAPCQRVWRDEWMEVLPCGTSLIAVLWSPGWWSMDPVATHSCHLLQQLHEQRIQGLLCDCMLVVKGVCFKAHKNVLAAFSQYFRSLFQNSSGQKNDVFHLDIKNVSGIGQILDFMYTSHLDLNQDNIQVMLDTAQCLQVQNVLNLCHTFLKSAGVDQPPGLPCHSTFSLQSALTPDANCVISENYAPHLLQECSAGVQQGRVVDESHSHAPPSVDLHTSTAETSKQAPDTLDGSCTELPFKQPNYYYKLRNLYSKQYYKQATCPSHERIIKQPFTFSTSSDLHATEHQPCAVGHAECVLESSEHLPSNFLAQPLSEPTPDPEPDHTSQQPTRQMRLKKAIHLKKLNFLKSQKSAEQTSEPKSDDRLTKRIESSSDHSIEKVNSQSAEEKESEELISSENFNCVNEIERPEDTAALEDQSQTLQSQRQYACELCGKPFKHPSNLELHKRSHTGEKPFECNICGKHFSQAGNLQTHLRRHSGEKPYICEICGKRFAASGDVQRHIIIHSGEKPHLCDICGRGFSNFSNLKEHKKTHTADKVFTCDECGKSFNMQRKLVKHRVRHTGERPYSCSACGKCFGGSGDLRRHVRTHTGEKPYTCDICNKCFTRSAVLRRHKKMHCRADDQGQDALEELTQAIETSDLEKSQSSDSFSQDVSLTLMPVSVKIPVHPVEEDSVAEFDGHCKFRSLVQSHGASEQEKLSLGPLKLAKPPVPQAQHQAYSYSDVEASTGTEPLQADGMAAIRSSLAALDHHCADPLGSRAAAPAYRNSEGQFFSSMTLWGLAMKTLQNESELDQ
- the ZBTB49 gene encoding zinc finger and BTB domain-containing protein 49 isoform X2 gives rise to the protein MEVLPCGTSLIAVLWSPGWWSMDPVATHSCHLLQQLHEQRIQGLLCDCMLVVKGVCFKAHKNVLAAFSQYFRSLFQNSSGQKNDVFHLDIKNVSGIGQILDFMYTSHLDLNQDNIQVMLDTAQCLQVQNVLNLCHTFLKSAGVDQPPGLPCHSTFSLQSALTPDANCVISENYAPHLLQECSAGVQQGRVVDESHSHAPPSVDLHTSTAETSKQAPDTLDGSCTELPFKQPNYYYKLRNLYSKQYYKQATCPSHERIIKQPFTFSTSSDLHATEHQPCAVGHAECVLESSEHLPSNFLAQPLSEPTPDPEPDHTSQQPTRQMRLKKAIHLKKLNFLKSQKSAEQTSEPKSDDRLTKRIESSSDHSIEKVNSQSAEEKESEELISSENFNCVNEIERPEDTAALEDQSQTLQSQRQYACELCGKPFKHPSNLELHKRSHTGEKPFECNICGKHFSQAGNLQTHLRRHSGEKPYICEICGKRFAASGDVQRHIIIHSGEKPHLCDICGRGFSNFSNLKEHKKTHTADKVFTCDECGKSFNMQRKLVKHRVRHTGERPYSCSACGKCFGGSGDLRRHVRTHTGEKPYTCDICNKCFTRSAVLRRHKKMHCRADDQGQDALEELTQAIETSDLEKSQSSDSFSQDVSLTLMPVSVKIPVHPVEEDSVAEFDGHCKFRSLVQSHGASEQEKLSLGPLKLAKPPVPQAQHQAYSYSDVEASTGTEPLQADGMAAIRSSLAALDHHCADPLGSRAAAPAYRNSEGQFFSSMTLWGLAMKTLQNESELDQ
- the ZBTB49 gene encoding zinc finger and BTB domain-containing protein 49 isoform X3 yields the protein MDPVATHSCHLLQQLHEQRIQGLLCDCMLVVKGVCFKAHKNVLAAFSQYFRSLFQNSSGQKNDVFHLDIKNVSGIGQILDFMYTSHLDLNQDNIQVMLDTAQCLQVQNVLNLCHTFLKSAGVDQPPGLPCHSTFSLQSALTPDANCVISENYAPHLLQECSAGVQQGRVVDESHSHAPPSVDLHTSTAETSKQAPDTLDGSCTELPFKQPNYYYKLRNLYSKQYYKQATCPSHERIIKQPFTFSTSSDLHATEHQPCAVGHAECVLESSEHLPSNFLAQPLSEPTPDPEPDHTSQQPTRQMRLKKAIHLKKLNFLKSQKSAEQTSEPKSDDRLTKRIESSSDHSIEKVNSQSAEEKESEELISSENFNCVNEIERPEDTAALEDQSQTLQSQRQYACELCGKPFKHPSNLELHKRSHTGEKPFECNICGKHFSQAGNLQTHLRRHSGEKPYICEICGKRFAASGDVQRHIIIHSGEKPHLCDICGRGFSNFSNLKEHKKTHTADKVFTCDECGKSFNMQRKLVKHRVRHTGERPYSCSACGKCFGGSGDLRRHVRTHTGEKPYTCDICNKCFTRSAVLRRHKKMHCRADDQGQDALEELTQAIETSDLEKSQSSDSFSQDVSLTLMPVSVKIPVHPVEEDSVAEFDGHCKFRSLVQSHGASEQEKLSLGPLKLAKPPVPQAQHQAYSYSDVEASTGTEPLQADGMAAIRSSLAALDHHCADPLGSRAAAPAYRNSEGQFFSSMTLWGLAMKTLQNESELDQ